The Candidatus Tanganyikabacteria bacterium region TACCCGCCTCGCCTTGGGGCCCCGACGCTTTCGCTGAGTTGGCTTGCTATGCGACTCCATGCCATCGAGGTTCGCACGCCTGCTTCCTCCACGAAACCCGGAGCGAACTTAAGGCTCGCGGTACTAGATCGGGATGTAGTCGGGCAGGCCGTACCGGTTGGAGACCACCTGGAAGCCCAGGTCGGTGGCCTCGTCGGGCGTGAACGCGCCGATGTCCATCATCTGCTGCAGCGCCGCCTGCTTCTCGAACTCGGTGGTGTCGGCGTCCACGACCTTGTTGAGCGCCTCCCTGCGGAGGTTGTCCCACGTGAGCTTGAGGCCGTCCTGGTCCACGGCGCCGGTCTTGAAGCTCTGGAACAGCAGGGCCCGCCGCGTGATGAGATCCGACACCGGATCGTCGTCGGCGAGGGGCTTCTCGATGTCCCTGGCGCGGGCCTTGTCGCCGGCGTCCACGGCATCCACCTGCGCCTTGCTGGGATCCGGCCCGTCCAGGGCCACGACCACCTTGCCCGAGACCTTGGTGGCATCGCCCGGATCGAGCTTGTCGTCGAGTTCGAACTCGACCTTGTCGCCCTTCTTGACCCCCGAGAGATCCAGCTTGTCGGCCTCTATCTGCACCAGTTTCTTGCCGGTGTCCACGACGACCTTGTCGCCCGTGACCGAGCCGCACTTCATCCCGAACTCGTCGAAGCCCAGCAGGCCATTGAGCGCTTGCTGCGAGCGCTCGGCCTCCTTGATCTTGAGCTTACCGTCCGCCTTCTCGAAGTTCTTCTCGAACGCGTTCTTGCCCTTCCCGCCGAAGAACGGAATCCAGTCCGGCAGCGAGGGCCTCGTGAAGCTCAGGAACGCCACGTTAACATCCTACCCGGAAATGCGCCCGGACGTTACGTGAACCTGCCGCCGATCATGCGTACCAGGAAGGCTGGAGCGCCGCGAGGCCGAACTCGTCCATGCGGACTCCCCGGTCGTCGAGTTCCGCGTGGGTGAAAATGGCCCCGTCGAGCACCTGCTGCATCTGGTCGCGCCGCTCGTAGTACGAGAGGTCGCCGGCGGTGATCAGCCGGAGCGCCTCGTCGCGGGCATCGTCCCAGTGCTTTCGCAGGTCCGCCTGCGTGAGGCGCCCGTCGCGAAAGGCCTGGAAGAGCTCGGCGCGACGCACGATGAGATCCCCTACCGGGTCGAATTTGTCGAGCGGCCGCTCGAGCGAGCGATCGTCATGGGGCTTCGCTCCCGAACTCTCGCCGACGCCCGGATCCGGCCCGTCGCGCACCACCACGACCTTGCCTTTCACGAACGTCGCGCCGCCCGGGTCCACGGCCGCATCCAGCTGGAACTCGACCTCGTCGCCGATGCGCACACCGGATAGATCCAGCCGGTCCCCCGAGATGTTCACCAGGCGCTTGCCGGTGTCCACGACGATGTGATCGCCCCTGGGGAGCGTGAAGGAGCCCCGCAGCCAGTTCGTGGCCCAGGCGATGAAGTTGAGGCCCATCAGCACGTCCCACCAGCCCTTGGGCCGCTGGCTCACCTTCATGCGCAGCGAGGGATCCAGCTCGATGGTCTTCTCCTCGCGCTGGACCGGCGCAAGCCGCCCGACCATGGGTATGCCTGACCACCACGCGCGATGACCGATCCGCAAGAGCGCCATGGACTTACTCTACCCGCTCACCTGCGCGAGCATGGCGGCGTGCGCCCGTTTCCGGAACAACCGGTCGTAGAGGGTCGAGAACAGGGCGCCTGCGGCCATCCCGACGATCGTCCCGAGCCCCGGTACGATCGAACCGATGAGGCCGCCCACGACCGTGCCGCCGACGCCTGCCGCCGTGTAGCCGACGGTGTCGGCCAGGGTGCCCGCCAGCAACTGCTGGGTCGAGGTCTTGTTGCGGTTGTGGTCGATCAGGTTCTCGATCAGCGCGATGGGCGCGGCGATCAGCGCCGCGAAGCCGGTGCTCTTGAGCAGGGCGGCCGGGTTGAGAGTCTGCCAGAGCACGCTGCCCATCGTGGGGCGCAGGCCTTTGAGGCCGTTCATCGAGGCTTGCAGCGCCACGCCCTGGCCGCCGGCCTTGGCGGCGGCATTCGTCGCGGCGCGGGCGAAAATCTGCGGCACGTTGCGCACGGGCGCCAGCAGGCCGGCCAGGTTGATGCCGTCGCCGCCCCCGGCGATTGGCCCGATGGGCGAAAGGGGCACGACCGGCGCGGGCGGCGTCACGGGCGGCTGCGGCGGCGGCGTGACCGGCTCCGTGGGCCTGGGCTGGGGGAGCGGCATCTCGGGCCGCTTGGGCCCTTGCTCGTCGCCGTACTTCGGCGTCGGCAGGTCCTCGTACTTGCGCAGCGGCACCTCGAGGGTGCTCTGGACATAGCCGTAGTAAGGCGCGGGCACGTAGCCGTAGCCGGCCTTGGCTTCCGGAATGGGCGGCTCGGGCGTCTCCGACCGCGGCGGCTGCCACGCCGTCGTGTTGTAACCCGGGCTCTGCGCGCCCACCCCACTGATAGCCATCCACCGAGCCTTGTCGGGCGTCAAAATCGCGTTAATTCTCGACTTTACCCAGATTTATCCTGGCAGGCGGCTGGTTGACCGCCCGTTATCGTGACCGGGTCCACCGCGACCCTCGCCTGCCGGGAGCTAGGATGCGCCCATGCCGATCTACGACGCCCTCCTGCTCGCTCCGCCCGCCGAAGTCGTCTCGGTCCCCCGGCCGGCCGCGGGCAAGCGCCCGCGCGTCCGCGTGCCCGAGCGCCGCCTGCCGTGGAACATCCGGCAACTCGGCGCGCACCACGCCTGGGAGATCACCCGGGGCGAGCCGGGAATCCTGGTGGCGATCGTCGACACGGGCATCGACGTCCACCACCCCGACCTGCGGGGCAAGACGCTCACGGGCGTCGACGTGGTCTCGCCGGGCGCCGGGTGGGTGGACGATCTCGGCCACGGTACCGCCGTCGCCGGCGTCATCGGCAGCCGCGGCTGGCGCATCCCCGGCCTGGCCGGCGTGGCGCCCGCGTGCCGCTTCGCGTCCATCAAGTGCAACATCCACGGCACGACCCACGTGCGGGCCGAACACATCGCCGCCGGCATCCGCGCCGCCATGGCCCGCAAGGCCGCGGTGATCAACCTGTCAGTGGGCGTCGTGGACGGCGAGGAGTTCCTCACGGCCGAGGCGGTCGACGAACTGGCCGACGCCCTGCGGGCCGCCCTCGACGCGGGTATCGCCGTGATTTGCGCCGCCGGTCCGGGCGGGACGGGACCGCGTCCGTGGCCCGGTTCGTGGAGCCGCGATCCCCATTTCCCGGGCCTCATCGCGGTGGGCGGCAGCACGCCGCGGCGGCAACTTTCCGCCTGCACGCCCGCGGGGGACTTCATCACGGTGCTCGCGCCGGCCGACGGTGTGGTCAGCACCCGCAAGGGCGGCGATTTCGGGCCCTTCGGCGGCACGTCGGCGGCGGCTCCGCATGTCGCGGGTATCGCGGCCCTCTTGAAGGCGGTGCGGCCGGAAGCCTCGCCCGGCGAGATCAAGGACTGGATCGTCGCGGCGGCGAATGGCGGGATCGCCCATGCGGCCGGGGCCCTGACCTTGGCCCTGCGTTAAGACAAAAAAAAGAACGCCTTGTCGGCGTCTGGTCCGGGATGTCGCCCGCCGTCCTGGCGAGCGGGGGTGTCC contains the following coding sequences:
- a CDS encoding S8 family serine peptidase, with translation MPIYDALLLAPPAEVVSVPRPAAGKRPRVRVPERRLPWNIRQLGAHHAWEITRGEPGILVAIVDTGIDVHHPDLRGKTLTGVDVVSPGAGWVDDLGHGTAVAGVIGSRGWRIPGLAGVAPACRFASIKCNIHGTTHVRAEHIAAGIRAAMARKAAVINLSVGVVDGEEFLTAEAVDELADALRAALDAGIAVICAAGPGGTGPRPWPGSWSRDPHFPGLIAVGGSTPRRQLSACTPAGDFITVLAPADGVVSTRKGGDFGPFGGTSAAAPHVAGIAALLKAVRPEASPGEIKDWIVAAANGGIAHAAGALTLALR